In Erigeron canadensis isolate Cc75 chromosome 6, C_canadensis_v1, whole genome shotgun sequence, the following are encoded in one genomic region:
- the LOC122602577 gene encoding ubiquitin domain-containing protein 7SL RNA1-like, whose amino-acid sequence MDLFFDPDKGMPSFTIEVGYFDTIKEIKEKVSKCQGIPVVEQTLKFDGKILADDLNIHTSDIIDGSRLKLITTTNDPQQAPHATTTKVKIEEPPSPSSCSSSHNLKMIVDMNNDSVMTLKGKMNEMKRIPLSGTKVYANGIELQDHKSMHECQIVDGSEGEVPTLQKTPATSVCSLSMGLLGKKMKVNVMSKKGEKVSVEVNPQSNVGELRKELQRVRNEGVRFGLPEEGYFFIYKQNVMEEDQSFRWHRVQQGDTLEIFNGCVTGGA is encoded by the coding sequence ATGGATTTGTTTTTTGATCCAGACAAAGGCATGCCATCATTCACTATTGAAGTCGGCTATTTTGATACCATTAAAGAAATCAAAGAAAAAGTGTCCAAGTGCCAAGGTATTCCTGTTGTTGAACAAACCTTAAAATTCGATGGAAAAATTCTAGCCGATGATCTCAACATTCACACGTCCGACATCATAGATGGCTCTCGTCTTAAACTTATCACTACTACTAACGATCCTCAACAAGCGCCACACGCAACAACGACCAAGGTGAAAATTGAAGAACCTCCTTCACCATCTTCATGTTCTTCATCACACAATCTCAAAATGATTGTGGACATGAATAATGATTCCGTTATGACGCTGAAAGGGAAGATGAACGAAATGAAAAGAATCCCGTTAAGTGGGACAAAAGTATATGCGAATGGGATTGAATTGCAAGACCATAAGAGCATGCATGAGTGTCAAATTGTTGATGGGTCAGAAGGTGAGGTGCCTACTCTTCAGAAAACACCAGCAACGAGCGTTTGTAGTTTAAGCATGGGTTTATTGGGGAAGAAAATGAAGGTAAATGTGATGTCAAAAAAGGGCGAAAAGGTAAGTGTGGAAGTGAATCCTCAGAGTAATGTTGGGGAATTACGGAAAGAGTTGCAAAGGGTAAGAAATGAAGGGGTGAGATTTGGGTTGCCAGAAGAAGgatattttttcatatataaacaaaatgtgaTGGAAGAAGATCAGTCTTTTAGATGGCACCGAGTACAACAAGGTGACACCCTTGAGATCTTTAACGGCTGTGTAACCGGTGGAGCTTAA
- the LOC122604191 gene encoding putative F-box protein At1g47790, with protein sequence MSDNNIPLEIQMEIIQRIPDIKSVIRCRSVSKAWKSMIDSKEFVTAHTLRHPAKPHLLIRKRDCNDGQVKYVSIVDDDTFPNQKVSVFVPDSVNKFSPDSKIVGSSHGLFCVYDDKMSNVVIWNPSLRKTVDIAVPNVSREKSYRTIVGFGVCPGNLDPKLVKIRYVSDWSKLKDVNTSTQVEVFTLSSSGGIWRSPLKLQCPS encoded by the coding sequence ATGTCGGACAATAACATCCCTCTTGAAATACAAATGGAAATCATTCAAAGAATCCCTGATATCAAATCAGTGATTCGGTGCCGATCGGTGTCAAAGGCATGGAAGTCTATGATCGATAGCAAAGAGTTTGTTACCGCTCATACCCTCCGCCATCCGGCGAAACCTCATCTTCTTATAAGGAAACGAGATTGCAATGACGGACAGGTAAAATATGTGTCCATTGTCGATGATGACACTTTCCCGAATCAAAAGGTTAGTGTGTTTGTTCCGGATTCGGTTAACAAATTTAGTCCTGATTCAAAAATAGTCGGTAGTTCTCATGGCCTGTTTTGCGTGTACGATGATAAAATGAGTAATGTTGTTATCTGGAACCCGTCGTTGAGAAAAACTGTTGACATTGCAGTACCAAATGTGTCACGCGAAAAGTCCTATAGGACTATTGTTGGTTTTGGTGTTTGTCCTGGCAATCTTGACCCGAAGCTTGTCAAGATTAGATATGTTTCTGATTGGAGTAAATTAAAAGATGTAAATACTAGCACCCAAGTTGAGGTATTTACGTTAAGTAGTTCGGGAGGGATTTGGAGAAGTCCGTTAAAGTTGCAATGTCCCTCATAA
- the LOC122603575 gene encoding ammonium transporter 1 member 2-like, with protein sequence MSSGPTCSEELTPLFGSGANATAAAEYICTRFNNTSETFNITTRAIDNTYLLFSAYLVFAMQLGFAMLCAGSVRAKNTMNIMLTNVLDAAAGGISYYVFGFAFAFGTPSNVFIGKHNFGLKSIPSDNYDYSYFLYQWAFAIAAAGITSGSIAERTQFVAYLIYSSFLTGFVYPIVSHWVWSSDGWASATKSSGDLLFGSGAIDFAGSGVVHMVGGIAGLWGAVIEGPRIGRFDRSGRSVALRGHSGSLVVLGTFLLWFGWYGFNPGSFIKISILYRPTDTYYGQWSAVGRTAVTTTLAGCTAGLTTLFSKRLLVGHWNVTDVCNGLLGGLAAITSGCSVVEPWAAIICGFVAAWVLIGFNKLAEKLKYDDPLEAAQLHGGCGAWGLLFTGLFAKKQYVNEVYAKGRPYGLFMGGGGNLFAAQIIQILAIIGWVSATMGPLFYLLKKLKLLRVSQEDEMAGMDMTRHGGFAYVYHDEEVSSHPPPGFMMRRIEPSTESPGPTNGSTNNVV encoded by the exons ATGTCATCCGGTCCAACCTGCTCCGAAGAGCTAACCCCTCTTTTCGGCTCAGGGGCCAATGCCACCGCTGCAGCGGAATACATATGTACACGCTTCAACAACACCTCAGAAACATTCAATATTACCACACGTGCCATTGACAACACTTACCTTCTATTTTCGGCTTACCTTGTGTTTGCCATGCAACTCGGGTTCGCTATGTTATGTGCAGGGTCGGTCCGGGCCAAAAACACTATGAACATAATGCTCACTAATGTCTTGGATGCTGCAGCTGGAGGCATTTCTTATTACGTTTTTGGGTTTGCGTTCGCCTTTGGTACTCCGTCTAACGTTTTCATTGGCAAACATAACTTTGGGCTGAAATCGATCCCATCCGATAATTACGACTATAGTTACTTTTTATACCAATGGGCCTTTGCGATTGCTGCAGCTGGTATTACTAGTGGCTCCATTGCAGAAAGAACTCAGTTTGTGGcttaccttatttattcttcctTCTTGACAG GTTTTGTGTATCCGATAGTGTCACATTGGGTATGGTCTAGTGATGGTTGGGCAAGCGCCACAAAATCTAGTGGTGACCTCCTGTTTGGATCAGGAGCCATCGATTTTGCTGGCTCGGGTGTTGTCCATATGGTGGGTGGCATAGCTGGCCTCTGGGGTGCGGTAATTGAAGGTCCAAGAATTGGAAGATTTGATCGTTCTGGACGATCTGTTGCCTTACGAGGTCACAGTGGTTCTCTTGTAGTTTTGGGTACTTTCCTTTTATGGTTTGGTTGGTACGGTTTCAATCCGGGTTCTTTTATCAAAATTTCGATATTATATCGTCCTACGGATACTTATTATGGTCAATGGAGTGCGGTTGGTAGGACAGCTGTTACAACCACATTGGCTGGATGCACTGCTGGATTGACCACATTATTTAGCAAACGGCTACTAGTTGGTCACTGGAATGTGACCGACGTGTGTAATGGGTTGCTAGGAGGTTTAGCCGCCATTACCTCAGGGTGTTCAGTGGTTGAGCCATGGGCTGCAATCATTTGTGGATTCGTTGCAGCTTGGGTTTTAATAGGATTTAACAAGCTTGCAGAAAAATTAAAGTACGACGACCCATTAGAAGCTGCACAACTACACGGTGGGTGTGGAGCGTGGGGCTTATTGTTCACGGGTTTGTTTGCTAAGAAACAATATGTCAATGAGGTGTATGCCAAAGGGAGGCCTTACGGGCTTTTTATGGGGGGCGGTGGAAATCTATTTGCGGCTCAGATAATTCAAATACTCGCGATCATTGGTTGGGTGAGTGCCACCATGGGCCCACTTTTCTACCTGTTGAAGAAACTCAAGTTGTTGAGGGTTTCGCAAGAAGATGAAATGGCGGGAATGGACATGACAAGGCATGGTGGATTTGCATATGTTTACCATGATGAGGAGGTTAGTTCTCATCCACCCCCAGGGTTCATGATGAGAAGGATCGAGCCATCGACTGAAAGTCCAGGACCCACTAATGGGTCAACAAACAACGTTGTCTAG